The proteins below are encoded in one region of Pseudomonas anguilliseptica:
- a CDS encoding putative bifunctional diguanylate cyclase/phosphodiesterase produces MELQRKDLEPRMRISKGIDVESVILIVEDQTTDALALRETVRDLGEVHVASDGPSALALARQCKPDLVLLDIEMSGMSGFAVCKAFKADPKLCDAAIIFVTSHVQSENELRALEYGGIDFIHKPLNAPVARAHIKAHLALRHAAKKLANHDALTGLPNRTLLQDRTEQALQKARRSQLRVAMLLLDLDNFKGINDSQGHSIGDALLKEVAARLSLASRALDTVSRQGGDEFIVLLPEVSGFDVVGDFAERLLTTISTPFIIQGNRYDLSASIGISLFPDDSEDTESLYRHADSAMYQAKLDGRNRCRFFSLDIERSTRGRHLLEQHMRTALENGVFEVFYQAKVVATGNVMVGMEALVRWRSKEGTLISPADFIPLAEETGLIIPIGKFVLQQACQDAQMLVAQGMHFVVSVNISAVQFREESFLQMVQDTLLASRLAPEFLELEITEGVLARDVANTQHVLTSLRSMGVRIALDDFGTGYSSLTYLKRFPVDVLKIDQSFVRDMLVDKSDAAIIEAIVKLAQALGLELVAEGVESQEQAAALQAFGCQIMQGGCRS; encoded by the coding sequence ATGGAGTTGCAACGCAAGGATCTGGAGCCGCGCATGCGCATAAGCAAAGGAATTGATGTCGAGTCGGTCATTCTGATCGTTGAAGACCAGACCACGGATGCGCTTGCTCTGCGTGAAACGGTGCGTGACCTAGGGGAGGTTCACGTGGCCAGTGACGGTCCTTCAGCCTTAGCGCTGGCCAGGCAGTGCAAGCCGGATCTTGTGCTTTTGGATATCGAAATGTCTGGCATGAGTGGCTTTGCCGTATGCAAGGCGTTCAAAGCCGATCCGAAACTCTGCGATGCCGCCATTATCTTTGTTACCTCCCATGTTCAATCTGAGAACGAGCTGCGCGCGCTGGAATATGGCGGTATTGATTTCATCCACAAGCCGCTAAATGCACCAGTGGCCAGGGCCCATATCAAAGCCCACCTGGCGTTGCGTCATGCTGCGAAGAAGCTCGCTAACCATGATGCGTTGACCGGCTTACCAAACCGCACGCTGTTGCAAGACCGTACCGAGCAAGCCTTGCAAAAGGCTCGTCGCAGTCAGCTCCGCGTGGCCATGCTGTTGCTCGACCTGGATAACTTCAAAGGCATTAATGACTCGCAGGGGCATTCCATTGGTGATGCCCTACTCAAGGAGGTCGCAGCCCGGCTTTCGCTGGCCTCCAGGGCTTTGGATACGGTCAGTCGGCAGGGTGGCGACGAGTTCATCGTTTTATTACCAGAGGTCAGCGGTTTTGATGTGGTCGGTGATTTTGCCGAGCGGCTACTCACCACCATCAGCACCCCCTTCATTATTCAAGGTAATCGCTATGACCTGAGCGCGAGTATCGGCATCAGCCTGTTCCCTGACGACAGCGAGGACACCGAGTCGCTCTACCGTCATGCGGATTCGGCCATGTATCAAGCCAAACTCGATGGGCGTAATCGTTGTCGCTTCTTTTCCCTCGATATTGAGCGCAGCACCCGTGGTCGGCATCTGTTGGAACAACATATGCGCACTGCGCTGGAAAATGGCGTATTTGAAGTTTTCTATCAGGCCAAGGTTGTGGCCACCGGGAATGTAATGGTCGGGATGGAGGCACTCGTACGCTGGCGTAGCAAAGAGGGCACCCTTATTTCGCCAGCTGATTTCATTCCGTTGGCCGAAGAGACCGGGCTGATCATTCCGATTGGTAAATTCGTGCTGCAGCAGGCCTGTCAGGATGCCCAGATGCTTGTCGCACAAGGCATGCATTTTGTGGTCAGCGTAAATATATCGGCAGTGCAGTTTCGCGAAGAATCATTTTTACAGATGGTGCAAGACACGTTGCTTGCATCAAGGCTCGCGCCAGAGTTTCTTGAGTTGGAGATCACCGAGGGCGTGCTGGCCAGGGATGTCGCTAACACGCAGCATGTACTGACATCTCTGCGCAGCATGGGGGTGAGGATTGCGCTGGATGATTTTGGCACGGGTTACTCAAGCCTTACCTACCTCAAGCGCTTTCCAGTGGATGTGCTGAAAATAGACCAGAGCTTTGTACGTGACATGCTGGTTGATAAGAGTGACGCCGCGATTATTGAGGCGATTGTCAAGTTGGCTCAGGCGCTCGGTCTTGAGCTAGTGGCTGAAGGCGTGGAGTCCCAGGAGCAAGCCGCCGCCTTGCAAGCTTTTGGCTGCCAAATTATGCAGGGCGGTTGCAGGAGCTGA
- a CDS encoding HDOD domain-containing protein, whose amino-acid sequence MKEYLDSAVSLAERVVALAKQCGVEPAPLQTAALLHRIGELCVIYQAYKWESQGNRLDESLLMHAVNDFAAPLAIKLKAQWNVPMALRDMIGAVYALPQAQIRREQVLMRLAAAINNSEPPTTVDRLMRLVSCL is encoded by the coding sequence ATGAAAGAATATTTGGACAGTGCCGTATCTCTGGCTGAGCGCGTGGTGGCGCTGGCTAAGCAGTGCGGCGTTGAGCCAGCGCCACTGCAAACTGCCGCCTTGTTACATCGTATCGGTGAGCTGTGTGTGATCTACCAAGCCTATAAGTGGGAAAGCCAGGGCAATAGGTTGGATGAGAGCCTGCTCATGCACGCTGTCAACGACTTTGCCGCACCGCTTGCAATCAAATTGAAAGCCCAGTGGAACGTACCTATGGCCTTGCGTGACATGATCGGGGCTGTTTATGCGCTGCCACAGGCGCAAATTCGACGTGAGCAGGTGTTGATGCGCCTGGCGGCGGCCATAAACAACAGCGAACCACCTACCACCGTTGATCGGTTGATGCGGCTAGTGAGCTGTCTGTAA
- a CDS encoding IS630 family transposase, whose product MARPAAPFFLSPSDADMLQGWLRMGSLPQSIGQRARILLLLANGLTPKEISEQLQVSAPVVFKWRKRYQETGLEGLSDLRRSGAPRKLNEAKIKEILTLTTQRVPREATHWSLRLMAKYAGVSIWQVAQVWAAADLKPHRLKTFKISNDPHFADKVVDVVGLYLNPPDNALVLSVDEKTQIQALDRTQPMLPLKPGQIERRTHDYKRHGTASLYADFDILTGKVIGRITQRHRAKEFLEFLRQIDRSTPAELDLHVILDNSSTHKTAAVREWLEKHPRFKLHFTPTSASWLNAVEGWFAQLERRALYRDAFSSVADLRAAIRRFIEAHNEHSAKPFRWSKTAESIISSVHRAKLAVIRNELLD is encoded by the coding sequence ATGGCCCGGCCAGCAGCCCCATTCTTCTTGAGTCCCAGTGATGCCGACATGCTGCAAGGCTGGTTACGCATGGGATCGCTGCCTCAGAGCATCGGCCAGCGGGCCAGAATTCTGTTGCTGCTGGCCAACGGTCTCACGCCCAAGGAGATCAGCGAGCAGCTGCAAGTCTCTGCGCCAGTGGTCTTCAAATGGCGTAAACGCTACCAGGAGACCGGTCTGGAGGGGCTGAGTGACCTGCGGCGCAGTGGAGCGCCTCGCAAGCTCAACGAAGCGAAGATCAAGGAAATCCTGACGCTGACGACCCAGCGAGTCCCGCGCGAAGCTACCCACTGGAGCCTACGGTTGATGGCCAAGTACGCTGGGGTCAGCATCTGGCAGGTCGCACAGGTGTGGGCTGCTGCCGACCTCAAGCCGCACCGGTTGAAAACCTTCAAGATCAGTAACGACCCGCACTTTGCAGACAAAGTGGTCGATGTCGTCGGGCTCTATTTGAATCCGCCCGACAACGCCCTGGTGCTATCTGTTGACGAAAAAACACAGATCCAGGCGCTGGACCGCACACAGCCCATGCTGCCGCTCAAGCCCGGGCAGATTGAGCGGCGGACGCATGACTATAAGCGCCACGGTACGGCCAGTCTGTACGCAGACTTTGACATCCTGACGGGTAAGGTCATCGGCCGTATCACCCAGCGGCACAGGGCCAAGGAGTTTTTGGAGTTCCTTCGACAGATCGACCGCAGCACTCCCGCCGAGCTGGACCTGCATGTAATTCTGGACAACAGCTCGACTCACAAGACCGCTGCCGTCAGGGAATGGCTGGAGAAGCATCCCCGTTTCAAGCTGCACTTCACACCGACCAGCGCCTCGTGGCTGAACGCCGTGGAGGGCTGGTTTGCGCAACTGGAAAGACGGGCGCTTTATCGTGATGCCTTCAGCAGCGTGGCTGACCTGAGAGCGGCGATACGTCGCTTCATTGAGGCTCATAACGAACATTCGGCTAAGCCGTTCCGCTGGAGCAAAACGGCTGAGTCGATTATCAGCTCCGTGCATCGAGCAAAGCTGGCTGTAATTCGGAATGAGTTATTGGATTAA